The Chitinophaga niabensis genome segment GTTTTGTATAATACCAACGCAGCCAGAATAGTTCCTGCCAGGCATAACAGGAACATCAGATTTCCTTTAGGTTCAATATTCATTTTTGCCAACAATGGCTGTATTACGTGCATAACTCCCTTATGTATAAGATAAAGCCCAAAGGATAATTTTGCAATCCATGCAGTAAAGCGGCTATTGTATTTATATAATACACAATTGGGACTTAGTGCAGCCACTACCAGCAATCCATAACCAGCAGCCACTAGCGGGAAACCGAATATAGATGCATAAAAGCTTTTCTGATCCTCACACAGGAACCAGGCACCTGTTAACACGATAAAGCCCAGCACCAGGGTAACATTCCCATACTTTGTGATCCATTCTTTAGCAGATGGTTTAAATGTAAATAATGCAGCAATGGAAACACCTGCCAGCAAGCCATCCAGCCTGTTGTAGGTAGGGTAATAGATCTGTTTGTACCAGGTAATTCCAAAAGTATCATTTCCTGCATCCGGCGCAACCAACGTATACCAGGTAAATAGCCTTGCCGCAAATCCAAAAAGTAGCAAACCTGATAAGAACGCCCCTCCCCTCTTTGTAGCATTGAAATATACTATTGTTATCAGCGCCAATGGGAAGAGCAAATAAAAATGCTCTTCTACGCACAGTGACCAAACATGTGAAAAGGTGCCAAAATGCTTAATATCAAAGTCAAAGTTCTGCGTGAAGGTGAGGAACTTCCAAAGCGGAGGTAAGGCCTCCTTTTCATGGAATGCAGGGACTAAGAAATAAATGGCCAGGACTACCAGGTAAGCAGGAATGATCCTGAAGAAACGTTTAATGAAAAACTCAGGTAAAGAAATGGGTTTCGCTACTGCTATGCTGGCGAACAATTGCGAGGAGATCAGGTAGCCGCTTAATACAAAAAAGAGGTCTACCCCCGTCCAGCCAAAACCCATTACATCGTCTATCCACTCCGGATGTTTGAACATCCTGTAATGATAAAACAACACAGTGATAATAGCCAATGCTCTTAAATGATCCAGCCCTGCAAGCTTTCCGTTTGTATGCGCCATAGATTATTACCCAAAATATGCATTTAAGCATCAAATACTTACTATTTTATGCATACTGTTGTTGATCTTTTGTGGTGGGCGATGCATGAATTCTTTAAGCAGGTATCAATGCGTCCGCTGTAACAGTGTCAGCAATTTCCTGTCCAGCTTCTGACCATACCAATCTTCGTATTCAACGTCAGCCCTTCTGGAATTGAGTACGCCAAAATCCCCGCTGAACTCCCATAGTCCAAAACCGATCTTATTGCTTTGCAGGATATCCAGCACATCGCCGAACCATGCGAGGAAAACAGCATGCGGCGTTTTGTTCCAGCAACCACATTCACCACAATGTACCCCTACTCCTTTTTTTACCAGATCGATCCATGGCTGGTAATGCTTTTCCAGCATTTCCCTGCCCAGGTATTCATTGCCCACCTGGCCCGGCCACTTTGGCTCAGGCAGGTTCTCCGGATCTTTATTGGCCCAGGGAGCTTTGTAATGAGAGATCTTTCCCGGATAGTATCCACGGCAACTTTGTGCAATATCCAGGTCTATGATCTCGGGGATCACTGATGTACCTACATTATTTCCATCTGCAATGATCAGGCGGGAAGGATTTTCTGTGCGGATAGCAGTTGCCGCCGCCTGCGCTACCTTACGATAAACCTGCCCGGGTACAGCTGTTATCCTGGAATGCTGATCATTCATATCTTCCCGCATAGCAGGTTCATTCAGCAGGTCGAAACTGATCTTCTTTTCGGATACATGCTTAAACCGCTTTGCCCAGAAACTCCAGTGGTAGCAAAATGCCTTCAGCGCTTCTTCATCCTTCCATAAATTGTACGGTTCATGGAAACCGGCATTGATACAATAACCCGGAGCACGATGCAGGTTCAGGCTTACATGTATATTGTAACGATGCGCCATCGCCACGAGTTTTTCAATTTCTTCTACCCGCGCCTCATCTATTTTATATACTTCTTCCGGAGTGATCTGTTTATTATGATCAAAAGCCAGGTAATAAGGATATGCTATGGGGATGCGCACAAAATCAAAGCCCCAGTCCCGCATCCAGCGGAAATGGTCTTCTGTTGTTTTACGGCCTGTGGCGGAAGGTTTGGGAGAAAAGAAGTCCAGGAGGTTAAAGCCCCTCCAATTAGGCAGCTTATTGGCAGGAAGTTCTGCTGCGAAGGCTGTAGTACCGGCAATACCTGCGCCTATAGTCAATAATCCCGTATTTTTTATAAAAGAGCGACGTTCCATTACTGTATTTGTTTAACGTGGGAATGCATATCGTAGAAAAATATGCAATTTTCGCCGTTAATCAAATACCTGTTTCATGCTCCCCATGCAGTGATCACTAATTCTCTTTCCCCTCCTGCATCCCTGTGTTCGCAAAGGTAAATGCCCTGCCAGGTACCCAGGGCCAGCTTTCCATTATAAATAGGGATAAGAACAGAACTGCCCAGCAGGGAAGCTTTAAGATGCGCAGGCATATCGTCTGACCCTTCATAGTTATGCAGGTAGTCCGGATCATCCTCCGGCGCCACCTTATTGAAGTACGTTTCAAAATCCATTCTCACTGTTGGGTCCGCATTCTCATTGATGGTAAGTGATGCTGAGGTATGCCTGATAAATACCTGGCACATTCCTGCTTTCAGCTCGCCGATCTGTGGTAAGGCCCTGGCCACTTCTGCAGTGATCAGGTGAAAGCCCCTGCTTCTTTGTTTCAGCCGTAATGCCTGCTGGAATATTCTCATGCTGTAAAAGTACCTACACTTTTCTAAAATCCATTTCCCTTCCCAAGCGATCCCTTAATCGGAAGGAGATGACCACATCCCCTTCCCTTTCAAGGATAGTAAAGCCATATGATTCTTCCCTCGCATAGTTGAATGAGATCTCCAGCTGGCCATTTAAAAACCGGTATGTGCCATGTTTATCGGTGTTGGGAGACTGCCATATAAATTTGTAGCCTTCCGTGCCCGGAAAGAACCGGATCGTTTGATCCGAATTTATATCACGAAAGACCGTGTGTGATGGGAACAACATGGACATAATATAATAAAAAAGAGGCAATAAACTACGCTGGTGGTACGTTTAACCCACAGAGTCATTTACCATGCGTTTTCCACTGCAGATAGTAACCGTATTGTTTATCACACTACTGCTGTATAGCTGTTCCAGTGTCAGGGGAGTATTTCAGCGGAAGGAACGTGTATATCAGCCTCCAAGACTGGGTGCTGAATACCGCTTTGAGGACGGCCTTCGCAGACAAAAGAATCCGCAGAACCTGTTCAGCAAAAAAGAAAGGAAAGATATGGAGAAGATGGGGTTTGGTATGAACTCCAAACAACAGGAACGTTCTGCACCTCATGTACGAATTACAGCGATGCAGGCTGACAGTATACTGACTGGTAAAACAAGAGATACCACTCATATAGATAGCACACAAACCGTACCCGTTGATACTACCCTCACGCGGCCGGTAGATACTACCAGGCAGCAATAAAAGTGTAAAAGCCCATCGTTTGACGGGCTTTTACATAAGATCATTTTGCTGCTTCCGGGCTCGTAAGCGGCTCATCATGACCTCTATGGCAGGTATAACATGTAACCGCCATTGTTTGATGACCTTTGAAATATTTTTTATTCAGGCGTGCAGTCATACGCATCATATCACGCGCTATCTTTTTGTGATCATTCTCATCGCTGGCAAAGTCCAGTTTTTTAGGGTCATCTTTGCGGGGTGCGTGGCAAAAATTACATTTTACACCCAG includes the following:
- a CDS encoding c-type cytochrome — its product is MKRKNSIVLMATVLLSVTLCSLSLPQQQEHERAKNLKVLPKNTSHEELEKVMKEFKDALGVKCNFCHAPRKDDPKKLDFASDENDHKKIARDMMRMTARLNKKYFKGHQTMAVTCYTCHRGHDEPLTSPEAAK
- a CDS encoding glycoside hydrolase family 5 protein, whose amino-acid sequence is MERRSFIKNTGLLTIGAGIAGTTAFAAELPANKLPNWRGFNLLDFFSPKPSATGRKTTEDHFRWMRDWGFDFVRIPIAYPYYLAFDHNKQITPEEVYKIDEARVEEIEKLVAMAHRYNIHVSLNLHRAPGYCINAGFHEPYNLWKDEEALKAFCYHWSFWAKRFKHVSEKKISFDLLNEPAMREDMNDQHSRITAVPGQVYRKVAQAAATAIRTENPSRLIIADGNNVGTSVIPEIIDLDIAQSCRGYYPGKISHYKAPWANKDPENLPEPKWPGQVGNEYLGREMLEKHYQPWIDLVKKGVGVHCGECGCWNKTPHAVFLAWFGDVLDILQSNKIGFGLWEFSGDFGVLNSRRADVEYEDWYGQKLDRKLLTLLQRTH
- a CDS encoding secondary thiamine-phosphate synthase enzyme YjbQ, whose product is MRIFQQALRLKQRSRGFHLITAEVARALPQIGELKAGMCQVFIRHTSASLTINENADPTVRMDFETYFNKVAPEDDPDYLHNYEGSDDMPAHLKASLLGSSVLIPIYNGKLALGTWQGIYLCEHRDAGGERELVITAWGA
- a CDS encoding acyltransferase family protein, which translates into the protein MAHTNGKLAGLDHLRALAIITVLFYHYRMFKHPEWIDDVMGFGWTGVDLFFVLSGYLISSQLFASIAVAKPISLPEFFIKRFFRIIPAYLVVLAIYFLVPAFHEKEALPPLWKFLTFTQNFDFDIKHFGTFSHVWSLCVEEHFYLLFPLALITIVYFNATKRGGAFLSGLLLFGFAARLFTWYTLVAPDAGNDTFGITWYKQIYYPTYNRLDGLLAGVSIAALFTFKPSAKEWITKYGNVTLVLGFIVLTGAWFLCEDQKSFYASIFGFPLVAAGYGLLVVAALSPNCVLYKYNSRFTAWIAKLSFGLYLIHKGVMHVIQPLLAKMNIEPKGNLMFLLCLAGTILAALVLYKTVEEPFLRLRQRILASKFPAIHKGQLSKTLQ